GAGCCGCCGCCCCAGCACGGGATCGTGCTGGCCGTGGGGCCGGGGCTCGACTGGTGGGAGCACGTCGGTGTGCGCATGCCGGTGTCGCCCGGCGACCACGTGGTCTTCCCCGCGTCCGCCGGCGTCTGGGTGGAGGTGCAGGAGGAGCGTCTGCTCGTCTGCCGGGTGAGCGACCTGCTGGGCGTGATGGAGGAGGTCGGCGCGCCCGACCTCACTCCCAGCGCATAGACCGCGGCGCCTCGCGCATCCGGATCACGCGCGCCGGCACGCCGCCGACCACCGCGTTGGCGGGCACGTCCTTCGTCACCACCGAGTTGGTGCCGATCACGGCGTTGTCTCCCACCGTCACGCCGCGCAGGATGCAGGCGCCGT
The Thermoleophilaceae bacterium DNA segment above includes these coding regions:
- a CDS encoding co-chaperone GroES family protein; its protein translation is MRQQLRPLFDRIVIKELEPDRVRQSGLVVPPGSHEPPPQHGIVLAVGPGLDWWEHVGVRMPVSPGDHVVFPASAGVWVEVQEERLLVCRVSDLLGVMEEVGAPDLTPSA